From Styela clava chromosome 6, kaStyClav1.hap1.2, whole genome shotgun sequence, one genomic window encodes:
- the LOC144424522 gene encoding uncharacterized protein LOC144424522 isoform X1, with protein MYVRLHLSFNSNVCFKQALNMSKGILYWMFLSIQLLVNQVYCNQRICMQIENVNAEETYPIPPQRSSQGVPGKRGPPGEIGPKGSQGPRGPKGIVDYERMNAAIESVINDLRTETEEKMNKTMNDLQQRMDKTVNCEVLHKNKCYRMILRGTTMHFDQATQACRDIGMNIGYIEDETHYQKIAELVRSKSTSSGTGYWTGLLYKNSQLVTLSGNPSPFIKWYSGTPRSGEQNKNVYIYVRKDTGSEKPRHG; from the exons ATGTATGTTAGACTGCATTTGAGTTTCAATTCTAATGTTTGCTTTAAACAGGCGTTAAATATGAGTAAGGGTATACTATATTGGATGTTTTTGAGCATTCAATTGCTCGTCAACCAAGTATATTGCAATCAAAGAATTTGcatgcaaattgaaaatgtcaatgCAGAAGAAACCTACCCAATTCCACCACAACGAAGTTCACAGGGTGTTCCGGGCAAACGTGGGCCACCTGGTGAAATTGGCCCAAAAGGATCACAAGGGCCCAGAGGCCCAAAAGGAATTGTCGATTATGAAAGAATGAATGCAGCAATAGAATCag TGATAAATGATCTGCGGACAGAAACGGAAGAGAAGATGAATAAAACCATGAATGATCTTCAGCAGAGGATGG aTAAAACAGTCAACTGTGAAGTCCttcacaaaaataaatgttatcggaTGATACTTCGTGGAACCACAATGCATTTTGACCAAGCAACACAAGCATGTAGAGATATTGGTATGAATATTGGATACATTGAAGATGAAACACATTACCAAAAAATAGCAGAGTTAGTCAGATCAAAATCAACATCATCTGGGACAGGATACTGGACAGGACTATTGTACAAAAACTCA caacttgtgacacttTCTGGAAATCCATCACCGTTCATTAAATGGTATTCGGGTACACCCAGAAGTGGtgagcaaaacaaaaatgtgtacATTTATGTCAGGAAAGATACAGGAAGTGAAAAACCACGGCATGGATAA
- the LOC144424405 gene encoding uncharacterized protein LOC144424405, whose translation MKNNVGPKQDLWAPSGSQARWDLCKWFITRCYFKIAFANSVATNSTSIIIIAKFLKILPLLKVTVKEFSPQSQKFPTFSTSSLNRCLTSTDLNHLWLAYLNVVHFNNLPRCFFPNISSAFNARNYFGIKVYPGLEVQLDFNSRNKLDESFYSNLHADLDVAIKDSSSTEDPLSALQLLRERLRLEISQQKWDNAANS comes from the exons ATGAAG aataacGTCGGGCCCAAGCAAGATCTCTGGGCGCCTTCAGGGTCACAGGCAAG GTGGGATCTCTGTAAATGGTTTATCACCAGATGTTACTTCAAGATAGCTTTTGCAAACAGTGTTGCAACGAACTCAACTTCAATTATTATAATCGCCaaatttttaaagattttaccATTGTTGAAa GTAACAGTAAAAGAATTCTCTCCACAAAGTCAGAAGTTTCCCACCTTTTCTACATCTTCTTTGAATAGATGTTTGACGTCGACTGATCTTAATCATCTTTGGTTGGCATATTTAAACGTCGTGCATTTCAATAATCTCCCACGATGCTTTTTTCCAAATATAAG CTCTGCATTCAATGCTCGAAATTATTTCGGGATCAAAGTTTATCCAGGATTAGAAGTTCAGCTTGACTTTAATTCAAGGAATAAACTTGACGAAAGTTTCTATTCTAACCTGCATGCTGACCTTGACG TTGCTATCAAGGATTCTTCATCAACTGAAGATCCATTATCAGCTCTACAGTTACTTCGGGAAAGATTGCGATTGGAAATATCTCAGCAAAAATGGGACAACGCTGCTAATAGTTGA
- the LOC144424517 gene encoding zinc finger C3H1 domain-containing protein-like → MFIENNPYFRQYICPGGLWMQYRILVSCGLISAYNARNYLEIKVYPGLEVQLDSNSRNKLDENFYSNLHADLDVAIKNSSSTEDPLSALQLLREKLRLEISQQKLDTANSCNFLCKTMTTAIQKLLINEETIRQMKKKVTDISMMWADVLVKKGDSLAATQVFEEAVTENPSDAKLCYEAALFQLNQESSDIDAALLYFETCASAYLKIDIDVINLSELKKLFHYLLRLSDSLTDKHLSLLPEISWKIVGKNKAYLWMIYIVILDLSSESVNVILDYYEKAIVDVGDENDRRQIWLRYLLYRQHLASKLVESTTITVKMRQIWLKNFTAVIRRCITTCSPDLAIDELLSSDARFYDYTFHNQVASIYLSCFHTRQHISTAYNFLTDLMPYNVPLLLRACRHFLSFGDDSTIVSILWRITSTTLCQNMMIWKM, encoded by the exons atgtttattgaaaataatcccTATTTTAGGCAATACATCTGTCCCGGCGGTCTGTGGATGCAGTACCGTATTCTCGTGAGCTGTGGActgat CTCTGCATACAATGCTCGAAATTATCTCGAGATCAAAGTTTATCCAGGATTAGAAGTTCAGCTTGACTCTAATTCAAGGAATAAACTTGATGAAAATTTCTATTCTAACCTGCATGCTGACCTTGACG TTGCTATCAAGAATTCTTCATCAACTGAAGATCCATTATCAGCGTTACAATTACTTCGGGAAAAATTGCGATTGGAAATATCTCAGCAAAAATTGGACACTGCTAATAGTTGCAA TTTTTTGTGTAAAACTATGACTACTGCGATACAAAAACTGTTAATAAATGAGGAAACGATAAGACAGATGAAAAAGAAAGTGACTGATATTTCTATGATGTGGGCAGATGTTTTGGTGAAGAAGGGAGACAGCTTAGCTGCCACACAG GTGTTTGAAGAAGCTGTGACAGAAAATCCATCTGATGCAAAACTTTGTTATGAAGCAGCTTTGTTTCAATTGAATCAAGAATCATCGGACATTGATGCTGCACTTCTGTATTTTGAAACTTGTGCTTCAGCTTATTTGAAAATAG ATATAGATGTGATTAATTTATCAGAATTGAAGAAATTATTTCACTACTTATTGAGATTATCGGATTCATTAACTGACAAACATCTTTCTCTTTTACCGGAAATTAGTTGGAAAATTGTTGGGAAGAACAAAGCATATTTATGGATGATTTACAT TGTAATTCTCGATTTATCCAGCGAATCTGTCAACGTTATACTGGATTATTATGAAAAGGCAATCGTGGATGTGGGTGATGAAAATGATAGAAGACAAATATGGCTAAG ATATCTTCTATATCGTCAGCATCTTGCTTCAAAACTAGTCGAATCAACAACAATAACTGTAAAAATGCGTCAAATATGGCTAAAGAATTTTACTGCAGTTATTCGTCGATGCATAACAACTTGTTCTCCAGATTTAGCCATTGATGAATTGCTCAGCTCTGATGCCAGATTTTATGACTACACATTTCATAATCAG GTTGCGTCTATCTACTTATCATGCTTTCATACAAGGCAACACATATCAACTGCTTATAATTTTCTTACTGATCTGATGCCGTATAATGTTCCACTGTTATTGAG GGCTTGCCGACATTTTCTCAGTTTTGGAGATGACTCAACAATCGTTTCCATATTATGGAGGATAACTTCAACTACATTGTGTCAAAACATGATGATATGGAAAATGTAG
- the LOC144424533 gene encoding uncharacterized protein LOC144424533: protein MSKGILYWMFLSIQLLVNQVYCNQRICMQIENVNTEETYPIPPQQSSQGVPGKRGPPGEIGPKGSQGPRGPKGIVDYERINAAIESAINELRTETEEKMNKTINDLQQRMVNCEVIHKNTCYRMILRETQMNFDQATQACRDIRMNIGYIEDETHYQKIAELVRLKSTLFRTGYWTGLLYKNSQLVTLSGNPSPFTKWYPSTPNSSGQKKNVFINVRKDTGNVNHGMYNNYQTVTQPGVLCQIMYT from the exons ATGAGTAAGGGTATACTATATTGGATGTTTTTGAGCATTCAATTGCTCGTCAACCAAGTATATTGCAATCAAAGAATTTGcatgcaaattgaaaatgtcaatacaGAAGAAACGTACCCAATTCCACCACAACAAAGTTCACAGGGTGTTCCGGGCAAACGAGGACCACCTGGTGAAATTGGACCAAAAGGATCACAGGGGCCCAGAGGACCAAAAGGAATTGTTgattatgaaagaattaatGCAGCAATAGAATCag CGATAAATGAGCTGCGGACAGAAACGGAAGAGAAGATGAATAAAACTATAAATGATCTTCAGCAGAGGATGG TCAACTGCGAAGTCATTCACAAGAATACTTGTTATCGGATGATACTTCGTGAAACACAAATGAATTTTGACCAAGCAACACAAGCATGTAGAGATATCCGTATGAATATTGGATACATTGAAGATGAAACACATTACCAAAAAATCGCAGAGTTAGTCAGATTAAAATCAACATTATTTCGAACAGGATACTGGACAGGACTATTGTACAAAAACTCG CAACTTGTGACACTTTCTGGAAATCCATCACCGTTCACTAAATGGTATCCAAGTACACCCAATAGTAGcgggcaaaaaaaaaatgtgttcaTTAATGTCAGGAAAGATACAGGAAATGTAAACCACGGCATGTATAACAACTATCAAACAGTCACACAACCTGGAGTGTTATGTCAAATCATGTATACTTGA
- the LOC144424536 gene encoding uncharacterized protein LOC144424536 — protein MSKGILYCMFLSIQLLINQVCCNQRICMQIESVNAEETYPIPPQRSSQGVPGKRGPPGEIGPKGPQGPRGPKGIADYERINAAIASAINDLRTETEEKMNKTMNDLQQRMVNCEVIHKNTCYRMILRGTQVNFDQATQACRDIGMNIGYIEDETHYQKIAELVRSKSTSSLTGYWTGLLYKNSVSI, from the exons ATGAGTAAGGGTATACTATATTGTATGTTTTTGAGCATTCAATTGCTCATCAATCAAGTATGTTGCAATCAAAGAATTTGCATGCAAATTGAAAGTGTCAATGCAGAAGAAACGTACCCAATTCCACCACAACGAAGCTCACAGGGTGTTCCGGGCAAACGTGGACCACCAGGTGAAATTGGCCCGAAAGGGCCACAGGGGCCAAGAGGCCCAAAAGgaattgctgattatgaaagaattaatGCAGCAATAGCATCag CGATAAATGATCTGCGGACAGAAACGGAAGAGAAGATGAATAAAACTATGAATGATCTTCAGCAGAGGATGG TCAACTGCGAAGTCATTCACAAGAATACTTGTTATCGGATGATACTTCGTGGAACACAAGTGAATTTTGACCAAGCAACACAAGCATGTAGAGATATTGGTATGAATATTGGATACATTGAAGATGAAACACATTACCAAAAAATAGCAGAGTTAGTCAGATCAAAATCAACATCATCTCTTACAGGATACTGGACAGGACTATTGTACAAAAACTCAGtgagtatttaa